A genomic stretch from Arachis stenosperma cultivar V10309 chromosome 3, arast.V10309.gnm1.PFL2, whole genome shotgun sequence includes:
- the LOC130969170 gene encoding UDP-glucose 4-epimerase GEPI48-like has product MAAKTILVTGGAGYIGSHTVLQLLNGGFKAVIVDNYDNSSEIAVERVKGLAGQFASNLSCHKLDLRDREGLEKIFASTKFDAVIHFAGLKAVGESVEKPLYYFNNNLIGTIVLLEVMAAHGCKKLVFSSSATVYGWPKQVPCTEEFPLSAANPYGRTKLMIEEICRDLYQSDHGWKIILLRYFNPVGAHPSGNIGEDPRGIPNNLMPFVQQVAVGRRPALTIFGTDYKTSDGTGVRDYIHVVDLADGHIAALNKLEDPKIGCEVYNLGTGKGTSVLEMVKAFENASGKKIPLKMADRRPGDAEIVYASTDKASKELNWKAKYGIDEMCRDQWNWASKNPYGYGSADSKN; this is encoded by the exons ATGGCCGCCAAAACCATCCTCGTCACCGGTGGAGCGGGCTACATCGGCAGCCACACCGTTCTCCAGCTCCTCAATGGCGGTTTCAAGGCCGTCATCGTCGACAACTACGACAATTCTTCCGAAATCGCCGTCGAGAGGGTCAAGGGACTAGCTGGACAATTCGCCTCCAACCTCTCATGCCATAAG TTAGACCTCCGGGACAGAGAAGGACTTGAGAAAATTTTTGCTTCCACAAA GTTTGATGCTGTGATACATTTTGCTGGACTGAAAGCAGTAGGTGAAAGTGTGGAGAAACCACTGTACTACTTTAATAACAACTTGATTGGGACAATTGTGCTACTTGAAGTCATGGCTGCCCATGGATGCAAGAAG CTTGTGTTCTCATCTTCAGCCACTGTATATGGTTGGCCAAAGCAGGTCCCATGTACAGAAGAGTTCCCTTTGTCAGCAGCGAATCCATATGGACGAACCAAG CTTATGATCGAAGAAATTTGCCGTGATCTCTACCAATCAGATCATGGATGGAAAATAATATTGTTGAGATACTTCAACCCAGTGGGTGCACATCCTAGTGGAAATATTGGTGAGGATCCTCGTGGAATTCCAAACAATCTCATGCCATTTGTTCAGCAAGTAGCTGTCGGCAGACGCCCTGCACTGACAATTTTTGGAACTGACTATAAAACAAGCGATGGCACTGGA GTTCGCGATTACATTCATGTTGTTGATTTAGCAGATGGCCACATAGCTGCATTGAATAAACTAGAGGATCCTAAAATAG GTTGTGAAGTTTATAACTTGGGAACTGGAAAGGGGACGTCAGTTTTGGAGATGGTCAAAGCTTTTGAAAATGCCTCTGGAAAG AAAATTCCACTTAAAATGGCTGATCGGAGACCTGGTGATGCTGAAATCGTTTATGCATCAACAGATAAAGCATCAAAAGAACTCAATTGGAA GGCAAAATATGGCATTGACGAGATGTGCCGTGATCAATGGAATTGGGCTAGCAAAAATCCTTATGGATACGGATCTGCAGACTCTAAGAATTGA